In Mycolicibacterium lutetiense, the sequence CCCCATCACCGCACGATGCCCCCACGGCCCACGCGGTCACCGCACCCACGATGGCAGGCAGTGCCTCGAGGTCCAGGTGGCTGGATGCTGTCGCGGCGCGCTCCGGATCGCCCATCGCAGCCCAGTACACCGTGTAGAAGGCGTCGATGCAGCCCCGGGCGGCCGCCGGGATGGTTGTCGCCGCATCGTCGACATGCCGCTTGGCGCCGGCTGGGTCGCCGAGCGACCACAACATGTTGGAGGCGCGCAGGAAGGCCAGCCGGGCCCGCCCGTCGTCGGTGAGGTCGGCGGTCTCGATGGCGGCGAGCACCGCATCCGAATCCTCACCCCGGCTCAGCCACGACAGGGCATGGGCCCGAATGAAATTCGCCTCGACATCGCCACCGGCCTCGATCGCCCCCCGGGCCAACCGGTCGGCCAGCGTCAGATCGGACAACCACACCGCACCCTGCGCCGCCCGGGTCAACAACTCGGGATCGGGCGGCAGATCCGAATCGAGCATCAGCGTGGCCCGCCGTACCACCACCCGCATGGAATCACAGTCATCCCGGTCAGCGAGCGCGGTGGCCACCAGCCCGCGCAACCGGCGCAGCCGGGAACCCGGCACCCGGTTGCGTCGCACCTCGGCGTACAGCGGGTGGGCGACCCGGACCTCTCCGTCGGCGGGATCGATCGTGATCAGACCGCGGGTTTCGGCCGCAGCCACCGAATCGGCGTCGGTGATCGCGGCCAGCCGCTCCAGCTGGATGGGCTCGGCCACCGCGAGGACGTCGATGACCTCGCTCACCGACGGCGGCAAGGCACCGATGCGGCTCTCGATCAGTTCGACCAGGCCCGGCGGCATCACCGGGTCTCCGGTCCACCGCCAGCACCCGTCCTCGCAAGCGAGCCGGCCCTGGGTGACTTCCTGTTCGACGATGTTGCGCAGGTACAGCACATTGCCGCGGGCCAGCCGCCACAATCGTTGCGCTGCTTGCCCATCGATCGGTCCTCCGAGCGCGGCGGTCAGCAGTTGGGTCGACTCGTCCCGGGACAACGGCTGCAGGTCCAACCGCTCGAACCGGCCGCGGTCGCACGCGGTCAGAACCTCCGCAGGCACGGGTGCACCGGTGCGCACGGTCAGCAGCAGCTTGGCCGCGCCGCCTTGCACGATCTGCTGCAACACGAAGCCTGACAACCCGTCGAGCAGGTGGGCGTCATCGATGCACACCAAGACCGGCCGGCCGTCGGATGTCCCGGTGAGACCGTCGATCACCCGGCCGACCAGTGTCGCGCTGTCCACATCCGAGGTCCCCACCCACCGTGCGAACGTCCCCAATGGCAGCGCCCGGGCGGCTGATGTCCCTACCGCCCAACGGGTTTCATGACCATTGACGCTCACGGTCGAGAGCGCTTCACGGGCGATACGGCTCTTGCCAACCCCGGCAGCCCCATAGATCACTATCCCGGACAGTTCGGCGGAGGCCAGCGCGGCGTCGATCAGCTGGGTCTCCTCCAACCGCCCCGTCAGCGGCCAGGCGAGTCGCACGCATCGAGATTAAGCCGACACCCGGTCGTTAGGACCGGTAACGACAAATTTCGACGCTGCCAGAATTCCGGGCCAAACCGAAATTGAAGTAGTGCGGTACGCGCGTCAGCTCTGAGCCGGCCCTGGAACGGTGAGTATCTGTCGATCCAAGGGGGATCTGGCGCGAGTGGAGAGGTTCGTAGAGATGACTGACATCGAGATTCCGGCCAATCGCGGCCGCAACGATATCGACCTTGCGGACGGCGATCTCACCGAAGGCTTTGACGAGCTCGAAGCCCCGATACTTCCCATTCCTCCGTGGCTCATCCCAGCCGCAAGCGGGCTGTACACATGGCGACTCGTGGATGTCCTGAGAGGAACCGGTCGAGAGGTTGCGCTTCCTCCGATTCTGTTGCGGCGTGAGGAATTACGTCTTGATGTCGATCGACGGTACCCGCAGATGACCGCGAGTGGTACCTCGTTCGCCGTGACCGAGCGCTACCACTGGGTCGCGTCGCTGGCGAAGATCGGAGCCAACCATTGGGCTGGTCCGATCTGGTTCAAGGATGGCAATGCCGCAGCCTTCGGATACACCAATATCGATGTCACCGTTGTGAAGAGCCCGTTTGTCGATCAACGGTCGGCAAAGGTCACTTTCAGTGGCGGCGGACAGAGATCCCTCACTCGGATCTATCGCTGGACATCGTCAGCGTTTCATCCTGTCGAGTTCGAGTTCGACCACACGCCTGACGCCAACCCGGTGTATGCCATCGATACCCATGCGCACCCGAACCGGCCGGCGTCATTGCCGTCGGAGAACTTGTCGATCGAGGATGTGTTCGCCCGCGCGGGATTCAACGTGACCAAGTCGAGCGGCGACAGTGTCGTTCCCATCGGTGGCGCCGGCGCCAACGGAACGTGGAGCGATGCCGAGATGCACGATGCCATGCAGACCTACTGGTCGCGTTTCAAGAACGCGCCGCAATGGTCGATGTGGACCTTCTGGGCAGCGCTGCATGACCAGGGAACGTCGCTGGGCGGGATCATGTTCGACGATATCGGGCCCAACCACCGCCAGGGCACGGCAATGTTCACCGAAGCTTTCATCAAGAACCCGCCCGCAGGTGACGCGGCGCCCGATGCCTGGGTGGCACGTATGCGGTTCTGGACTGCAGTGCACGAGATGGGTCACGCTTTCAACTTGGCCCACTCCTGGCAGAAGGCGCTCGGTACACCGTGGATTCCGCTTTCCAATGAGCCTGAGGCACGTTCGTTCATGAATTACCCGTACAACGTCCAGGGCGGTCAGGGGGCGTTCTTTGCCGACTTCCCGTTCCGTTTCAGCGATCCCGAGTTGCTGTTCATGCGCCACGCCCCCTCTCGTTTCGTTCAGATGGGGAACGCCGACTGGTTCGACCACCACGGCCTTGAACAAGCCGAACTTGATGGCCAGTCGACGTATCGCGTCGAGGTCCGGGCCAATCGGGACAAGCCGGTATTCGAGTTTCTTGAGCCCGTCATACTCGAAGTCAAGCTTACGAATACCGGCAGCCAGCCCAACCTTCTACCCTCGACTGCGGTCGACCCACAGGACGTCCTGGTGATCCTCAAACAGAAGGGTAAGCCGGCCCGCCAATGGATGCCGTACTCACGGCAGTGCCGCGAGCTCAACATGACTGTCCTACAACCGGGCGAATCGATGTACCAAGCGCTACCGGTTTTCGCCGGGCTGAACGGTTGGGACGTTTCTGATCCCGGGGTCTATCAGATTCAGGTTGCGGTCGACGTCGGCGGTTCGGTGGTCACGAGCAGCCCGTTGCAGCTGAGAATCGCACCACCCCGAAGCTGGGACGAGGAAGACGTTGCCCAGGAGTTCTTCTCCGAGGAGGTGGGCCGCACGCTGTCGTTCACGGGTACGGCAGTCCTGGCCTCAGCCAACGAAGTGCTGCGGGACACTGTCGAGCGGTTACCGCACACCCGGGCAGCGATCCATGCCGCGGCGGCTCTCGCGGCACCGCTCGCAAAGGATTACAAGATGCTGATGATTCCGGAAGCGTCGCCGATGGCGGCGAATCGCGTGGCCGATTCGGGCGGCATCGTCGAACAGCGGCCCGCTCGCGTCGATGATGTGGTGAAGTTGATCGGAGACAGTGTGACGACACTTGAAGCAGCAGAAACCTTTGGCCACATCACCTTCCGCCGCAACGTGGAGGCGATCAACCAGGCTCTGGCCACGAGTGGCGCAGTCCAGCCCGCTGCGGCCATCCAGCAGTCGTTGGGCGACATCCTCGGACAACGCGGCGTTCTGCCTTCCGTGGTCGAGGCGGTCGATGACAAAGCCAAGGCGCTCGCCGCCGCCGCGTCGACGGGGTCTGGGAAGAACCGGCGAACCAACGGCGGCAACGGGGACCTGCGGGTGCAGAAGCGTCGGAACTCGTGAAGCTGCACATCGAACTGCAGGAGGGGTGGGGCGGCGATCTCGTCGAGGTCAGCGTCGGCGGCAAGCGAGCATACGACGGCCGCCCCACCACCCGAATGCAGACGGGCTATGCCGCCGGCGTTGAAGTTGATCTACCCGACCCGGAAGAATCGGCGATCGTCGAGGTCCGGCTTCCTGATCGCGGCATCATCGCCCGCCACGAGGTGAGCATCAGACACGAGACCTGGATCGGCCTCAATCTCGAGGGCGACGAGGTGCGGGTACGCGAACAGCCCGAACAGTTCGGATACGTCTGAGCTGTGGGTGCGGGCCCGTTCAGTCGGTCAGCGCCTGACGCGCGTAGGCGCGTACGTCGGCATCGGTGTCGTCCAACGCCACGGTGAGCGCCTCGCGGGCCGTCGACTCCGAGCCCGCCCACCGGCTCAGGCTCAGCACAGCCGCCTTGCGGACATCGAGGTGCTGGTCATCCAGCGCCCGCGACAGAATGGGCACCGCGACCGCGGACGCCGCCCCGGCCAAGGCCCGCGCCGCGCCCTGGCGGATCTGCCAGGCCGGTTCGGTGAATGCCTTCTCGACACTGACCAGGTCATCGTCAGCGCAACCGACGGCGCCGAGGGACGTCAGGGCTGCCGCCCGCACCAGCGGGTCGGGGTCGTCGAGTGCCTTGCGCACCGCGGCGGCGCCGGCCCGCAGGGTCGCGAGGCCGCCCACCGCGGCGATCCGCACTTCCCGGTTGCCGTCGGTGGTGGCGGCCGCCACGCCCGCGTGATCGTCGACCGACACCAGGGCCCGCACCGCTTCGATCCGTACCCGGTGGTCGGGATCGGACGACGCGGCTCGGTACGCCTGGGCGCTGCCGACGCGGCGGGAGCTCAGCAGGTACACCGTCACTGCACGGACCACCGGGTCCGCGGAGGCCAGTCGGTCGGCGAAGGCGCCCGGATTCGGCAGGACTTCGACGAGTTCCCGGACCGCGTCGGCGGTTTCCCGTCGCACCCCGGCGTCACTATCGGCCAGTGCAGCCACCAGTGCGGGCTGGTACCCGTCGGGCAGATGCTCGACGAGGGTGGCGACCGCGGTGCGACGCACGCCGGCATCCGGATCCGCCAGGAAGGTGCTCAGATCGTCCAGTGTGGGCTCCTCCAAGGCCAGGACCGCAGCGATCCGTGGTGACGGCGGCTGCGCGGATTCCGGGCGGACCCGGGAGTGCTCGGCCGCCGGAGCCCTGCCCCCGTGCAGATGGGGCTGCTCGACTCTCGCCACCGGATCCTGCGAAGTAAGGTGGTCCAGCTCGGGCACCGCGACGAAATACGGTGCCACCGGCCGTTTCACGAACTGCATGGCGCCGTCGACGTCCTTGTAGAGGTTGAGGTGGTAACGCCACTCCTGATCGTCCCGCTGAGGCAGATCGGCACGTTCGTGGTAGAGGCCCCAACGTGATTCGGTCCGGGTCAACGAGGACCGGGCCGCCATCTCCGCGCAATCACGGATGAAGGACACCTCGGCGGCGCGCATCAACTCGTGTGGGGTGCGGGCCCCGATGCCCTCGACCTCGGCTGCCATGCGCTCGAAGGTCTGCACCGCGATCGACAGCTTGGTGGCGGTCTTCGGCGGTGCCACATAGTCGTTGACGAACCGTCGCAGTTTGAACTCGACCTGTGGTTGTGGCGGACCGTCCGGATGCCGCAGTGGACGGTAGATGAGCTCGTGGGCCTGCGCCACCTGCTCGGCCGGAAGTTCGGCCGGCGCCGCCACCTCCGACAGCGTCGAGGCCGCGTGCTCACCGGCGAGGTCCCCGTACACGAAGGCGCCGATCATGTAGTTGTGCGGGACGCACGCCAGGTCCCCGGCCGCGTACAGGCCTGGCACCGTGGTGCGGGCATGCTCGTCCACCCACACACCCGAGGCGGAATGCCCTGAGCACAGACCGATCTCGGAGATGTGCATCTCGATGTCGTGGGTGCGGTAGTCATGCCCACGGTTGGCGTGGAACGTGCCCCGGGTGGGCCGTTCGGTGGTGTGCAGGATGTTCTCCAGCGTGGTCAGCGTCTCATCAGGCAGGTGGCTGACCTTGAGGTAGATCGGGCCTCGGGCCGATTCGATCTCCTCCTTGACCTCGGCCATCATCTGGCCCGACCAGTAGTCGGAGTCGACGAACCGCTCCCCCAGCGCATTGACCTGGTAACCGCCGAACGGGTTGGCCACGTACGCGCACGCCGGGCCGTTGTAGTCCTTGATCAGCGGATTGACCTGGAAGCACTCGATTCCGGAGAGTTCGGCACCGGCGTGGTAGGCCATGGCGTACCCGTCACCGGCGTTGGTGGGGTTCTCATAGGTTCCGTACAGATACCCGGACGCAGGAAGCCCGAGACGGCCGCACGCCCCGGTGGACAGGATCACGGCCTTGGCCGCGACCGTGACGAATTCGCCTGTACGGGTGTTGAATGCCGCGGCGCCGACCGCGCGGCCCTGATCGGTGAGCACGCGCACCGGCATGAGCCGGTTCTCGATCCGGATCTTCTCTCGCATCGATTTCTGGCGCAGCACCCGGTACAGCGCCTTCTTGACGTCCTTGCCTTCGGGCATCGGCAACACGTAGGCGCCGGAGCGGTGCACACGCCGCACGGCGTATTCACCGTGCTCGTCCTTCTCGAACTTCACCCCGTACCGCTCCAGCCGCTGCACCATGGCGAATCCACGGGTCGCGGTCTGATAGACGGTGCGCTGGTTGACGATTCCGTCGTTGGCCCGGGTGATCTCGGCGACGTAGTCCTCAGGTTCGGCCTTGCCCGGGATGACGGCATTGTTGACGCCGTCCATCCCCATGGCCAGCGCCCCGGAGTGCCGCACGTGCGCCTTCTCGAGCAGCAGTACCTGGGCACCGTTCTCGGCTGCGGTCAACGCGGCCATGGTGCCCGCGGTGCCGCCGCCGATCACCAGGACGTCGCAGTCGATCCGGACCGCCTGCGAAATATCCGGGGCGACGTGCGAATGTTCAGTCAGTTCTGTCATGGTTGCTCCAGGGCGGCGATGATCTCGGCACGCAGCGCGGATCGTTCGGGATGGTCGGTTCGGGGCCGGCCCACTTCGATGAGGGCGCGCAACGGCTCCCCGGCACGGCCCAGCACCGCAACACGGTCACCGAGGGTGAGGGCCTCGTCGACGTCGTGGGTGACGAACACGATCGTCGTCGGATGGGCCTTCCAAGTGTCGATCAGCAACCGCTGCATGGCCGCCCGGGTCTGGGTGTCCAGCGCGGCGAACGGTTCGTCCATCATGACCGCGCGGGGCGCACCGGCCAGGCCGCGGGCGAGCTGGACCCGCTGCCGCATACCGCCGGAGAGATTCTTCGGCAGGAAGTCGGCGAACCCGGACAGGCCCACCTCATCGATCCAGCGGTCGGCCCGTTCACGCCGGGTCGCTTTCGGTTCGCCCCGCAACTGCAGGGCCAGCTCGACATTCGATCGCACCGTCCGCCACGGCAGCAACGCGCTGTCCTGGAACACCATGCCGCGGTCGCGTGAGGTGGTGGTGACGGGTTCGCCATCGGCCAGTACCCGGCCGCCGTCGGGCCGCAGTAGTCCGGTCAGCGCGCGCAGCAGCGTGGACTTGCCGCAGCCCGACGGGCCGGTGAGCACCAGGATCTCGCCGGGCTGCACGGTAATGCTCAGATCATCGATCACCGGAGCACCGGTGTAGGACAACGTGATTCCGTCGATTTCCAGCCTCATTCCCCGGCTGGTCAATGTTGTCGTCATCGCACATTCTCCTCTGCGCGCGGGAGCCAGCGGGTGGCCCGGCGCCCGATCACCTCGACCGCCGCGGCGGTGAGGAAACCGAGCACACCGATCGTGATGATTCCGACGAACACGTCGGGATAGTTCAGCACCGTGTACGCCTGCCAGGTGCGGTAACCCACACCCAGTCGGCCCGAGATCATCTCGGCCGAGATCACGCAGATCCAGGCCACGCCCATGCCGACCGAGAGCCCGCCGAACAGTCCGGGCAGGACGCCGGGCAACACCACCTGGCGCAGCACGTCGAGACGACCACCGCCCAGGGTGCGCACCGAGTCCTCCCAGATGGTCGGAAGGGCACGCACCGCATGCCGGACGCTGACCATGATCGGGAAGTAGGCCGCCAGGAATGTGATGAACACGATTCCCGCCTCATCGCTCGGGAACAACAGGATCGCCACCGGCACGATGGCGATCGCCGGGATCGGCCGGGCCAATTCGGTGAGCGGGCCGAAGATATCGGCGAACCATGCGGTGCGTCCCAACAGCACTCCGGTGATCACGCCAACCACCGCGGCGAGACCGAATCCGGTGAGGATCCGAATCAGGGACTGACCCAGATCCAACCAGTACTCCGGTGTCCCCAGCCGGTTCACCAGGGCCGCAGTGATTTCGGTGACGGTGGGCAGGGTGTCGAACCGCAGACCGAACCGCACGTCGTTGGTGGTCAACACCTGCCACAGGACGATCGCGCTGACCACCGACGCCAGGCGCACCAGGCGGTGAGGCCAGGCCGAGGGCGTCCGGCGGATAGGGCCGGCCCCCGGCCCGGCCGGAACGTCGACCGCGGCCGGAGCGGTGTCGGTGGCGGTCACACCGCACCTGCCAGCGCTTGCCGGTAGCCGACGATCGCCGCGCCGGGATGCACCGTGGTGTAGCGCTCGGCACCGGCCTGGGTTCCGAACGGCAGGTAGCCCTCGGTGCCCGGAGCGGGCAAGCGCACCCACACCGCCTTGTCGGCGAACCACCGGGTTCCCAGTTCGGCATCGGAGATATAGGCGGCGCGGACTTTCTTGCCCTCGCCTTCAGCCTGCCGGATCGCCTTGAGCAGGCAGACCGGCGTCGCGGCCACCGTGGTGGTATCCGAACCGTCGAGCCAGAGTTCGCCCGCGGTGGCCGGATTGTCGACGGCGCCGCCGCAGACCGGGTCGGTGCCGCTCAACGCCGACGGGTTGGTGTTGGAACCCAGCGCCTTGTCGTAGTCCTGGCCGCGCGCGGAGAACGCCGCGCGCAGCGGCCCGTCCTGCACGAAACCGGGCACCTCGAGGTCGGCGAAGTTGTCGATCGACTTCAGGTATGGCACATCGCCTTTGAGGGCGTCGATCAGCGACGGTTTGAGCGTGGTGTCGAACGAGGTGCCGCCCGGCCCGTTGTACAGGTAGACCACCTCCTGCGGCAGCCCGCTACCGTCGGCGACCAGACGGGCTGCCTCCAACGGCTTGGTGTTGAGAAAGTCGGTGGCATCCAGTTGGGCCTGCAGGAAGGCGTCGAGGACCTCCGGATGGTCCGCCGCGTACGCCCGGCGCACCACCACACCGTGCAGCGTCGGATAGTTCAGCTCGGCCCCGTCGTAGAGCAGCTTGGCCTTGCCCTGCTGGACCAACAGCCCGGGCCACGCGACGAACTGTGAAAGCGCCTGAATCTGGCCGGATTCCAGCGCTGATGCGCCCACCTGCGGCTGCTGGTTGAGCACTTCGACACCTGTCTTGGCATCGATACCGGCCTTTCCGAGCGCTTGCACCAGCATGCCGTGGCCCGCCGAACCGACGCTGGCCGAGATCTTCTCGCCGGCCAGATCGGTCAACGACTTGGCCGGCGAATCCGGTGCCACCACAACCATGTTCAGCGCACCCTTGGGGTTGTACCCGGTGACCGAGACGATCTCGGTCCTGGCGCGTTCGTTGGCCTGCGTCTTGGACCCGTTGATGAGCATCGGGTAGTCACCCATCGAACCGATATCGATCTTCTCGGCGACCATCTGCGCGGTGATCGGTGCGCCGGTGTCGTAGTCCTGCCACGTCACGTTGTACTTCGTGCCGGTGCGGGTGGTGATGTCGGCCAGTCGGCGTTCCAAATACCCCTGGGCGCGCAACAGCGTTCCGGCGGTGACGGTGTTGATGGTCTTGGACTGGTAGCCGATGACGACATCGACGGTGCCGGCCGCTTTCGTCGCCGAGTCCAGGGAGCAACCGGCGGTCACGAACGTGAGACCGGCGGTGAGGGCGATCAGGGCTGTTTTCACTTCAGGTCCTCTAGCGGATGAGGTAGGGCATGTTGACGGTGACGGCTCCGGTGGGACAGCGAGCCGCGCAGGGCCCGCAGTACCAGCACTCGTCGACGTGCATGAAGGCCTTACCGTTCTCGGGATTGATGGCCAGCGAATCCAACGGGCAAATATCGACACACAATGTGCAACCCTTGATGCACAGGGACTCGTCGATCGTCACCGGGACATCGGCGCGTTGGTTGACCAGCGTCATGCGTCTCTCCTAATAAGGTTGCCGCGCATGGTGATTCGGTCACCACGCATCCTGATGTATTCCAGGTCGACGGGCGTGCCGTCATCCAGGCTGGTCAGCCGTTCGGCCATCAGCAGCGCCGATCCGGCCGGCACCTGCAACGTCGCCGCCGAATGCGGGTCGGCCGAAACCGCTTCCAGGGCAAGGCTCGCTCCGCCTAGACGCCGCC encodes:
- a CDS encoding 4Fe-4S dicluster domain-containing protein; this translates as MTLVNQRADVPVTIDESLCIKGCTLCVDICPLDSLAINPENGKAFMHVDECWYCGPCAARCPTGAVTVNMPYLIR
- a CDS encoding ABC transporter permease, whose translation is MTATDTAPAAVDVPAGPGAGPIRRTPSAWPHRLVRLASVVSAIVLWQVLTTNDVRFGLRFDTLPTVTEITAALVNRLGTPEYWLDLGQSLIRILTGFGLAAVVGVITGVLLGRTAWFADIFGPLTELARPIPAIAIVPVAILLFPSDEAGIVFITFLAAYFPIMVSVRHAVRALPTIWEDSVRTLGGGRLDVLRQVVLPGVLPGLFGGLSVGMGVAWICVISAEMISGRLGVGYRTWQAYTVLNYPDVFVGIITIGVLGFLTAAAVEVIGRRATRWLPRAEENVR
- a CDS encoding ABC transporter substrate-binding protein yields the protein MKTALIALTAGLTFVTAGCSLDSATKAAGTVDVVIGYQSKTINTVTAGTLLRAQGYLERRLADITTRTGTKYNVTWQDYDTGAPITAQMVAEKIDIGSMGDYPMLINGSKTQANERARTEIVSVTGYNPKGALNMVVVAPDSPAKSLTDLAGEKISASVGSAGHGMLVQALGKAGIDAKTGVEVLNQQPQVGASALESGQIQALSQFVAWPGLLVQQGKAKLLYDGAELNYPTLHGVVVRRAYAADHPEVLDAFLQAQLDATDFLNTKPLEAARLVADGSGLPQEVVYLYNGPGGTSFDTTLKPSLIDALKGDVPYLKSIDNFADLEVPGFVQDGPLRAAFSARGQDYDKALGSNTNPSALSGTDPVCGGAVDNPATAGELWLDGSDTTTVAATPVCLLKAIRQAEGEGKKVRAAYISDAELGTRWFADKAVWVRLPAPGTEGYLPFGTQAGAERYTTVHPGAAIVGYRQALAGAV
- a CDS encoding zinc metalloprotease, translated to MTDIEIPANRGRNDIDLADGDLTEGFDELEAPILPIPPWLIPAASGLYTWRLVDVLRGTGREVALPPILLRREELRLDVDRRYPQMTASGTSFAVTERYHWVASLAKIGANHWAGPIWFKDGNAAAFGYTNIDVTVVKSPFVDQRSAKVTFSGGGQRSLTRIYRWTSSAFHPVEFEFDHTPDANPVYAIDTHAHPNRPASLPSENLSIEDVFARAGFNVTKSSGDSVVPIGGAGANGTWSDAEMHDAMQTYWSRFKNAPQWSMWTFWAALHDQGTSLGGIMFDDIGPNHRQGTAMFTEAFIKNPPAGDAAPDAWVARMRFWTAVHEMGHAFNLAHSWQKALGTPWIPLSNEPEARSFMNYPYNVQGGQGAFFADFPFRFSDPELLFMRHAPSRFVQMGNADWFDHHGLEQAELDGQSTYRVEVRANRDKPVFEFLEPVILEVKLTNTGSQPNLLPSTAVDPQDVLVILKQKGKPARQWMPYSRQCRELNMTVLQPGESMYQALPVFAGLNGWDVSDPGVYQIQVAVDVGGSVVTSSPLQLRIAPPRSWDEEDVAQEFFSEEVGRTLSFTGTAVLASANEVLRDTVERLPHTRAAIHAAAALAAPLAKDYKMLMIPEASPMAANRVADSGGIVEQRPARVDDVVKLIGDSVTTLEAAETFGHITFRRNVEAINQALATSGAVQPAAAIQQSLGDILGQRGVLPSVVEAVDDKAKALAAAASTGSGKNRRTNGGNGDLRVQKRRNS
- a CDS encoding ABC transporter ATP-binding protein — its product is MTTTLTSRGMRLEIDGITLSYTGAPVIDDLSITVQPGEILVLTGPSGCGKSTLLRALTGLLRPDGGRVLADGEPVTTTSRDRGMVFQDSALLPWRTVRSNVELALQLRGEPKATRRERADRWIDEVGLSGFADFLPKNLSGGMRQRVQLARGLAGAPRAVMMDEPFAALDTQTRAAMQRLLIDTWKAHPTTIVFVTHDVDEALTLGDRVAVLGRAGEPLRALIEVGRPRTDHPERSALRAEIIAALEQP
- a CDS encoding helix-turn-helix transcriptional regulator, producing the protein MRLAWPLTGRLEETQLIDAALASAELSGIVIYGAAGVGKSRIAREALSTVSVNGHETRWAVGTSAARALPLGTFARWVGTSDVDSATLVGRVIDGLTGTSDGRPVLVCIDDAHLLDGLSGFVLQQIVQGGAAKLLLTVRTGAPVPAEVLTACDRGRFERLDLQPLSRDESTQLLTAALGGPIDGQAAQRLWRLARGNVLYLRNIVEQEVTQGRLACEDGCWRWTGDPVMPPGLVELIESRIGALPPSVSEVIDVLAVAEPIQLERLAAITDADSVAAAETRGLITIDPADGEVRVAHPLYAEVRRNRVPGSRLRRLRGLVATALADRDDCDSMRVVVRRATLMLDSDLPPDPELLTRAAQGAVWLSDLTLADRLARGAIEAGGDVEANFIRAHALSWLSRGEDSDAVLAAIETADLTDDGRARLAFLRASNMLWSLGDPAGAKRHVDDAATTIPAAARGCIDAFYTVYWAAMGDPERAATASSHLDLEALPAIVGAVTAWAVGASCGDGGRAEEAVMAARVGYRITDGSFDAAHTRFVIADAHIGALLLAGRIREAREEAEQLRRQAAELPGAAQLFGMALTGRVAAGAGQLGDAADLLDPAVEMMRAAGETNGFAYRFQLPRAAALAISGLADDTTMVELDECRHPSWHYLGYEHALVRAWVAASQGAVSEAIDVALDAAHTARANGQLAAEVLCLQTAAQFGNHSGTQRLDELTGLVEGPRVRAAALLCRALGREDGDGLATASTQFEVFGDMVAAADAAARAAVAYRRKDMRGSALAAATRATALAEACGGAVTPALLAAAERLPLTDREREIAMLIGAGLSSRAIADRLRLSVRTVEGHIYRAMAKTGVSTRAELIALLPRRRRR
- a CDS encoding fumarate reductase/succinate dehydrogenase flavoprotein subunit produces the protein MTELTEHSHVAPDISQAVRIDCDVLVIGGGTAGTMAALTAAENGAQVLLLEKAHVRHSGALAMGMDGVNNAVIPGKAEPEDYVAEITRANDGIVNQRTVYQTATRGFAMVQRLERYGVKFEKDEHGEYAVRRVHRSGAYVLPMPEGKDVKKALYRVLRQKSMREKIRIENRLMPVRVLTDQGRAVGAAAFNTRTGEFVTVAAKAVILSTGACGRLGLPASGYLYGTYENPTNAGDGYAMAYHAGAELSGIECFQVNPLIKDYNGPACAYVANPFGGYQVNALGERFVDSDYWSGQMMAEVKEEIESARGPIYLKVSHLPDETLTTLENILHTTERPTRGTFHANRGHDYRTHDIEMHISEIGLCSGHSASGVWVDEHARTTVPGLYAAGDLACVPHNYMIGAFVYGDLAGEHAASTLSEVAAPAELPAEQVAQAHELIYRPLRHPDGPPQPQVEFKLRRFVNDYVAPPKTATKLSIAVQTFERMAAEVEGIGARTPHELMRAAEVSFIRDCAEMAARSSLTRTESRWGLYHERADLPQRDDQEWRYHLNLYKDVDGAMQFVKRPVAPYFVAVPELDHLTSQDPVARVEQPHLHGGRAPAAEHSRVRPESAQPPSPRIAAVLALEEPTLDDLSTFLADPDAGVRRTAVATLVEHLPDGYQPALVAALADSDAGVRRETADAVRELVEVLPNPGAFADRLASADPVVRAVTVYLLSSRRVGSAQAYRAASSDPDHRVRIEAVRALVSVDDHAGVAAATTDGNREVRIAAVGGLATLRAGAAAVRKALDDPDPLVRAAALTSLGAVGCADDDLVSVEKAFTEPAWQIRQGAARALAGAASAVAVPILSRALDDQHLDVRKAAVLSLSRWAGSESTAREALTVALDDTDADVRAYARQALTD